The genomic region TTGAAGAAGGGAAGGTATGCTCAGCGTGTCGGCTCTGGAGCTCCGGTCTACTTGGCCGCCGTGCTTGAGTACCTCGCAGCTGAAGTAAGCTTCCTCTCTCTCTCTAGCATCTGTGATTTTATGGGTTTGGTTGGATTTTGTTTTTCTGAGTTTGATCTTTAGGGTTTTGTCGATTTTGCCCCAAATTTTTTAACCTAATTTGATTTTTGGGTTTTGGTTCAGGTGCTGGAGTTGGCTGGAAATGCAGCCAGGGACAACAAGAAGACCAGGATTATCCCAAGGCATCTGCTACTGGCTATTAGGAACGATGAGGAGCTTGGAAAGCTTCTCTCTGGGGTTACTATTGCTCATGGAGGTGTCTTACCCAACATCAACCCAATTCTGCTACCCAAGAAGGCTGAGAAGGCCGGAGGAGGAGTCACCAAGGAGCCCAAGTCCCCATCGAAGGCCGGCAAGTCACCCAAGAAGGCGGCTGCCTAGATTCTGTGAATGGTTGCTTGTGTAGGGTTTAGTTTGAATTGCTCCATTTGTACGTAATCGATCTCGGTATCCAGGATGTTGGTTTTGTTATTGTAGGGAAAGTTCCTAGGAGATCTAAAGCTTTTGTTATCCTTACATCTTCAATGTTTATTATCAAGTTGTTTGGGAATTAATTAATGAAACGCCCTGTTTCTGTGATGTTTTGTGTTGATGGGTTGGCTTTATGGATGCTCGTAGTGTTAAGTTTTACATCATTTTCCTTTTTGTTCATTTCAAGCATTTCCAATCTACACAGTTGTTTATCCCTTGTTGCTTTTGCCTTTTATACCATATTGGTGCTGTTGGGAATTGATTCTTGGCAATGAATTGTGAGATTGTGGTTGAAAAATGCTTGATTCTTGATGGGGTAGGATTTAGGAAAAGTTTGTTTGAGCTTCAGCTAGCTATTGAGGGATTTTGTTTTCAGGTGACTTGAATTCTGCTTGTGTTTTTCTTTTTGATTTTTTCTTTGTGCGATGGATTTAGGGTGTTCATAGAGCAACTTTATATGACAAAGAGAACCAACTCTGAAAGCTTGGAGTTGGAGAGGACTTAGATGATCAAAGGAAAACTGGACTAGTCCAACTCTTGCTTTGATTGATACAATGTTTGCGTTCTAATTGAAGTATTCAACTACACGTAAGATTACAGATTGGATTACATTCATCTATTTTTTGAGGGGAAAATGGTGAAAGACTTAGGTTGGCTGTAGTCATTTGCTAAAGTGGCAATACCAAGATTATGTCGGTTAATAAAATTGTCTTTCTGTTAGATCATGAACTATGAAGGCGAATCCCGTATTGTTATGTACCCCATTTTAGACCAATAAACATTTCATGCCGTTTTTGCCGTTGCAAACATCACATGGATCACATGATTTTTCCTCGGCTAGCGCTATAAAATTCCATAACAGTGATGTTCTAGTATGTGCTCTAAAAGATGGGGAGTTCAATGAGTGTATGTGTTCTAAGCAGCGTGTGAGATTTTGGAGGAAATCAGTAACTGAATAGAGAAATGACCATATAGGTTGTATAATTGTTAAGTTAGTTCTTCTAATATAGCTATGGAGGATTATAGTAGACTTGCAATTTTCTATGTCCAAAGGTTTTAACAGTTGTGCGGCTCATGGCTACAGACCCTGAAATGTAACCATCTAACACGAACAATGTGACATAGGTTGTGTTCTTATTCATTAATAGTGTTCGTTTTATAGAATACAAACAATCTAATGAAGATTGTTTTCAGTGTATTATGTTGGTTTTCCACATACCATAAGGATTAGTAAATCATGGGTAAAATTTCTGACTGTTGCTTAGATGCTGTTATATGAAGGGCATAAGTTCACAGTGTCAAGTTCAGGTTCGGGTTAGATAACCACCTGGTTATATCTTCATGTACACCAACCTAATATGTTTTAAATAGCATAAACACATGATAACTAAGAGAATTTAGACAAAAATATGCTAAATCTGAAATGGAACATGAAGCGGTTTCAAATCATTCTAAGACTGTCAAGTCCATCAAAGTGTCTTCTATTGGTCATCTAAATGAAGATTTGCCCAAGCTTGCAACATTTTGTCCCCAACTCTTCAAATATTACAGTAGCTCTTGTTGGTACTCGGCCAAATTAGTATAGCTCTTACTAATTTTCAGATTATGCTTTCGTTACTTGTTAACACTAGCAGAAGTAATCTAATCTGTAATCCTCGACCATCGCGATTGAGTGTAGAACTTACATTGAGTGTAGCTTGCTAGTTCATAGTTTTTCTGTAACCACCGTCCAATCTTCATTTCTCCCTCAAGAAAGGGCCACTATGGAAGAGCTGTTCTACATATCGTAAAACTACAATATTTTCGAATGATGGCAAATTCTGGGATGATGTTCTCCGGACATCCTCCCAACTCTCTTGTGCAAAAGGTAGAGAAGGCTTCAGCCTCCAAAGAGCTAAATCTCCAAGAAGGGCCTAAAATACTCCTGAATTCTCGCTTGTTTAGGCTTTATTTTGTCTTCTTTTATTCTGATATCGTTTATGGACATATTAATCATCAATTTAGATACTTTGCTTCTTGTACAGTTGTACTTGCAGGTATGTTAGAGAAAGAACGATATAGATTTATACTGACTGCTTGATATATATTGCAGCCAAACGAGTATGACTATTGTTGAACAAGATTCATGTCATTGTAGGGCCAAAAGAGTTTTCATGCTCTTTTTGCGGCAGCACAAGCACGGAAGCACATATGTTTTATTGTCTAATGCTATAAAATCCATAAATTAACAAGTGTTAGTGTATTACGGGTGTCTTATTTTATTTGCTGTAAAGAGATGGAGAAATTAGGATGTGTTCAAGAACATTCATGAATGAAAGTTCTGTGCTGAAGCTCAATCTGTGTGAGAATTTGGAGGAAACTAATAGGAGATTATAGCAACGGTCAAGTGTCTGATACATCTTTAGAATAACCATGTTTCAGTTACAAACATTCCTACGCATTATCTATGTTATACTTATATCTCATAAACTTTTGACGTTCCAAGACTAGGTAAATTCTAAACACAACTTCCCACGTATGTATATGTCTTGTTAAACTCCTATAAAAATGTACTGAAACTTTTGAGCAAAAATGGGTAGAACAATTTATAATTTTGATGGACAACAAAATTTTTATTTTTTAGTACTTGTATGTCAGTGAGTTATAATTCTCGTAAAAATATTGAATTTCTCAGATAACATCATGAAAATAAATGAGATGACTATGTACATATGATGATAATAAGTAATGTCATGATTCAAAAAAGTAAATTCAAGACCACCAAGAATTTCCCATAATTTTCACACAAACTGGCCGTTCCGCCGTTGGTTTTGTTGTATGTCTCAACTCTCAAGACCAACATATCATGAGCTCACAATGGCACAAACGCAAAAACTGCAACTGTAAGAGAAATGAGAAAATAGTAACATAGTGCATACTAGGATATATAAAGTCAGATCTGAAATGAGATATAAAACTGAGGTGTGAATCATGTTAATAATGTCAAGTTGATGAAAGTTTCTTCTATTGATCATCATGTACATTAAGCTGCTAACTCTGCTGCATGCATATACTGGCTTCCTGCAACATTTCATTTTGGCAAACCTTACAGTGGCTTTCGCTGGTACTTGACTAAGTTATATATATAGAAATGAGTATATGATCGGAAATTGGGAATGGAGATTATGCTTTTGTTAGTAGCTAGTCAATGCTTGCGCGGTCGATGACTTATTGTGAAAGTCATATCGATCAATAAATACTTCAATTTTCAAAGAAAATCTCACTGTATGTGGTTAATTTGTAATGCATGACCAGTTTATATTTTCTCCCAAATGTACTGTTGGTTGCTTTCTCTTGGTTTTCCTATATGATCATAAGATTAAGAAAGTGAATGATTTGAAATCTTTGGATAAATTTAGAAGGGGATATTGGAGTAGTCAAGAAACTCTTGCTTGCAGTATAATTATTTACCTTCTCAATAAGCCTGAATCGAATAACTCATGTTTTAGGATTTCATTTCTTGCCTAATCTTAACAATTGTTGCAGATCATGCCAAGTTGATGAAATCGTGTCTGTTGCTCATGAAATAGAGCTGAATCACCCAAATTCAGGCTTAACTAATCAAGTTTGCTTACAATTTATTCCTGCAGGCAAAAAGGATTATAGTGACATTAGCTGGTAAACAATCTACTTCTTACTGTCACATATGCTAAATGCCAAGTCTGTCCTGAGGGAATGAAGTTTTGCGTGATTATATATCACATATATTGTCTTGATTTTGTAATTAAAAATTTTAAACCATAGTATTGGTTCAACAAGAACCATAAATTTTATCCAACAATGATAGGTTTATTAAACGAAATTGATGGATCATTCGTAGATAAGATTTTGGAGAAAATTAAAAATAGACAACATTACACAACAACATATTTGATTACATAATGAAATGGCTCACCTTTAGTATTTCTATTATTATTTTTTGATAGTAATGGGTTATAATAATAGCATTGAATATTAACATTCAAAGAAGCAAGAGAACACATCTCTCTCTATGGGAACCTAAGGGAGCCATTTTAGTGAGGACCCTTAAGTTGAGGACTTGGTGAGGACTTTTCGGTTTATGGTTTAAAAGACTCAATTTTCGATCACATTTTGACATTTTATCCGTTCAGTTTTTAGGTTTATATGAGTAGATCATTTCTACAAATTTTCACCTAAATTGGTGTTCGTTAAGATAATAAACTAGATCAAATTAATGGATGAACCAAATCTGTCAAATATGAACCGTTCAAGTTCATAATTGATAAATCACACTTATGAATGTCTTAACAATTTTCAATATAGTTGAAAATTTGAAGAAATGATCTACTCATAAATACCTATAAACTGAACGGTCAAAATGTAGATATAAGATCGAAAGGTGGGATAAGCCGAAAAGTCCTCACCAAGTCTTCAACTTAAGGGTCCTCACTAGAAGGGCTTTCGGGAACCTAATATCTATCTATTATTCACTTTGATATGATTAGCTAGCTTATCAGATCCACCAGCTTCTAGTACTCTTCATTAAAAATGGCTAAACCAACAACGTGATCCGTATTCACAGTGTCCACTAATTAACTATCGTAATTTTTTTTGTCATACAATGGGATGACGAATCATAGAGCATAGCTCCACCTCGTCGAAAGCAATTACGCAACTGTCTTCGTGAACGCAGTCACTAAGTTTTGATCTTTTGAATTTTCCCAACTGTCTTAGAATACTGTTCATTAAAAAAAAATTGAATCTTTACATGGCTCTGTTCTTTAACATGCTGGCTATGGGGTTCGAACCCATGCGCACTTATGTGCAGAAGATCTTAAGTCTTCCCCCTTAACCTCTCGGGCAAACCAGCTAGTTGTCTCAATGACAATATATTAATTTTATGTTAATTAATGAGATATGTTAATGATATTGATTATTTAAAAATTTGTTATTCGTTCATTGTGTTTTGTAAAATTATTTTATCTCACATTCTCATGCACAAACCAATTGGGACTGTGAGAAATATCTAATTTTCCATATGGATGCCTAGTTTCTCATTCTCACCAATGCATCCCTAGGATTGTGACTGATAATTCTGCTTGGTACCAAAGATCTCCGGGCAAATAAGAGAGAGAAATTGAAAGAACCAGAGACCTAGGAAAAGTTTCAGATATCTTCATTGGTTATTAGGTTTGGGCTTTTCTAGATAATGGGTAACTGGCACCAAGAAGGGAGACTGAAATGGTCAGGCCCAGTCCGATACCAAAACGGGTCGGGTCATCTTACAATCTCACCGACTCCTGCACATTTTAGGGGCGGCAACACCGAGCTGTTTCAGTTTGGCAGCTCATAAGGACGCCGTTTTGCGTCCCTCTTAAGCGGAAATGAGAGGGTTAAATGGTGGAGGAGTTAGCATTTGGCGCAAGAGTAGTATATTATGGGCACGTCGCTCCTCCACCAAATTGTTCGTCGGAGGTATTTCCAATCTTACTCCCTCCAAATCACTTCTTTTGTTTCCTTTATTTATTTACTTATTTATTTCAATCAAAATTGGTTTATGGGTCCACAAAATTATCCGCATAATTGTTCTTAATATGCCAAAATCACTTGAAATGCATCAGTTTTTGAATTGCGGATAGAAGTGCTTTGAAGTGCTTCAGACTTGCAGGAGGAGAAAGTACCATTCTTTTAATTGATAGAGGCAAGTGCTATTGAACGGTGTGTTTGGTGTAAACCCTTTCGAATTTTCCAGCTTTAAATGGGTATGCAATGCTTGGTATGGAAGTACTTGACATTGAGTGCTTTGGGTCATGTATTACTTGACAAAGTATAAGCTTTGAAAAATTTAAGGACCCTGAACTTTCTTTGCTTCCATGGTTTCTTGGTTTTGATATAGTCGCACTTTAACAGGAGTTTCTGTAATATGCAGGGCTTTCCTATGATACAAATGAACCTGTTCTTAAGGATGCTCTTGGAAAGCATGGTGCAATAATTGAAGGTGATTCTAGGAGGCTGTCGATTACATTTTAGGTCACTGTTTTCTTGTTGTTGGCCATCTGTTTACTTTGAGGAAACTCTCTTGTTGTATTTCACAGTTAAAGTTATATGTGATCATGTGAGTGGGAAATCAAAAGGTTATGGATTTTTGAAGTTCACATCTGAAACTGAAGCCAGCAGTGCTTTAAAAGAAATGGATGGTCAGGTAAATTTATCCATCATGTTTGTATCTTTGTAGTTTGAGTTGCGGTCACCCTGTTATGTAACTTCTTTGGTATGAGAAGTAATATCGGCTGATAATGTTTGCAACTCTTCTCAGGTACTTGATGGCAGACAAATCCGCTTGTAATTTGCACACAAGGGGTAATGACATTGTTCTCAGCATAGTTTAGTTGTACATGAAAGCTTTGCTGCTACTTTTGTCTTTCTCTTTGAGATACTAGAGAAAACTCACCTTAGTGTCGAGCTCTAGATGCTTGGTCAATGGCTACTCCAACTCTGTAAAGTAGAGTTCCTTTTATTAATGACTGTGCATTCTTTGATAGCTAGTCATGCCTATATACAAATTATCCAAGTTTTCATGTACAATACATTGCTTGTTATATACTTAAAAAAAACAGGGACGTTTAATATGGAGACAAAGTGTTTTAGGATTTTAGTATATGCTGTTATTATGAAGACTTGTTTTAGTATTTAGTTCCTAATGTTCATGTAGTTGTATCTTATTAATTGCTCTATGTGATAACTACTTATTGTCAGGGAGAAATAATGGAGGCTCACATCTTAACTTTCAGTCATTTGCTCCCATGAAATATTTGTATCCAATAAGTGATTAGGGAAATTTCCCAACTGTCTCAAAATCTTATCTACATGCTCCATTTTTAGGGTTAATTTGTTATTTTAACCTATTTTTGCAAGTTCCTGTGTCCGACTTTGAAGTGTGATTATGGTAGCTTATGGTTGAGCTCTGCACAAATTAATGCTTTTGATGCTTTAAGAATTCTAGAGCAATACATGATCTTAAGGATTAGCATCTTCCTTAAAAAAAAAGATGAAGAAGAAGAATTAGCTTCCTGAGTTTGCCACCGTGTCACATGTTAGATTGTTGATATCAATAGTTGTTGCCTTGTTGAGCAGGTAAAGGTGGATAAGTATGCTGGGTTTTTCCTTGTCATGGAATGAGCAAGTTCAAATCTGAATATTTTTTTCTTGTTCTTGCGGTAGTTTTCTTATCTGTGCTGCAGTTAATGTTGAAAGTAATTTGATGTTAAGTAGGATGATTTTCTGATTTTTAACATTTATACTTGCTTCAACTTGATTCCCCAGTTATAGATTGCCTGATTTGCATGTATATATATTCTCATTAATTTTATATGGTAACTGATTTGAGATATTTGGTCCCAATGAGTTCTAAAATTTTGATAACCTTTGCTTAAACGACTTTCTTGATACCTACCAGAACCAGGAACTCGATCAGTTGATGATAACAATTTCCAAGAGTTCCTCTTCAAAAGTTGAAACACAAACCATGAGACAAAAGTAGCATAAACTTCTTCTGCAGTGCTATCCACTTAACTTAATCTACTGTACGTGGTAAGCATTGCTAAATTATGCTTATATGAACCTAAATGTTTAATTCCTAGAAAATAAAGGAAATGTTTTTCTGGAACTTATAGCATGCGCTCCTCTTTAGGGGAAAAGGAAAATTTGAAAAATTTGATGTTATGTATATATTCAGTTTGCAGACAAAATTTGTGCTGTTGTCGTTAATTTTGAGATAGTTAGATAGAGAAAAATGATACTAGGATTTAGTTCTGAGGGTCTGCTTAGTCTCTGTGTTTCTGTTAACGTCTACTTTCAGTCTTTCAGAGCACAACGATGAAGAAGTTTCTATACAATTGAGTTTTTCTTGCGCCTGGTATAAACTTTAGTCAGCTTTTCATGGAAAAAAGATGGTCGATTCAGGGTAACTTAGACATTCTGAGATGAAGACTTGGCTCTGTTCTTAACTGTTGGAAATTTGGAATGATGACTTTTAGGATCCGTGTAACGAGATCTCAAAGTCAGATGCTCAATTTGATCAACTAATACTCTCTAGTTGTTAAAGAGATTACAATGATTATGATTACGTCAGTGCACCTGGTACGATGGAATTGATCTGAAGCGTACCTGTCATTGAATTGTTCTGTTTCTCCTTCCAATTTCTTGTTCTTACATTATGTTCTGCATTCCTTCCTGGGACAATAACTTTTCATAATCAAAACAGAAAATGAAACTGTCCCTGCGTCCCATATTACCTTGGCTAGATATGAATCATGTATGAGGCTGACTCGTTGTCCTGTCGGAGTGTGCGTAATTTGCAGCAACTTGTTGTTGGAGCCCAACTTTAAGGTGTACTGTGATATTAGTTTCTCGGTTTTGTTCTGCACAATAAAGTTGCTTGTGGATGCATCCAGGTTTGCGGAATAACAAGCAAACATTCTCAATATATACATTGATGGATACATAGAATGGAATGTATGCTGATCTTTTCTTCCAAGTAGCAAGCAAGTTCAAATCTGAGTTGAACTCGTAGGCTTTTTTCTTATGTAAAATTTGTGTATAATCTGTGCTGTAATGTTTGAGTAGGTAGGTAGACTTGATAAATTTAGTGCGCGTATGTGTCTCCTGTGCATGAGGGAGTTTTACGATCCCTCAGATTTCTACTCTCCTCATGCATTCCTAACTTCGGTCTACTCGCACTAATCCATCTTGATGAATGCTTGATGTTTATCACGTCTAATCTGCCTTGGTTTTTGATATGTAGAAAACAAACGTAATTACAAAATGAGGTAGGATATTGGAGGAAATTAAAAACTCTGATTAACGTTAGGACTTTGCTCGGGCGGAGCCAAGTAAAGGTCTGCAATGGCCATAGCACTGCTAGGTTTTGACTCTTTTTTTCGAGAGAAGCTAGGTTTTGACTTTCTATGTGCTGTATCTTTATATCAATTCTTGATTATAGCGATTAGTTTGTAAGTTTTCTCAATTTAATTTTTGTTAAAGAAAGTACATAACAAGTTGACGGCTAATATATAGGAAGAGTTGTACTTGTGCAATTTTATTGTCGTACATCAATTCAAATATGTAACTACGTAACTACCTACTAGATTAAATAAATGACTGAGATTTTATCGTAGTATCTGGTTCACATCTTGATGCATACAATAATTTTTGATTTGAAACCCGTTAGGGATGTGTACTTTTGCCGACTCTTTCTTTTGATGGTAGGAGGAAAAACTAGAAAATTGGGTTTGGGCTGTTTTAGATATTGGGTAAATGGCACCCAGAAGGGAGACTGAAATGGTCAGGCCCAGTTCGATTACCAAAACGGGTCGGGTCATCGGACACTCTGTGGCTACTGTCTACTGGGCACCTCCATATTTTAAGGGGCGGCAACACCGAGCTGTTTCAGTTTAGCAACTCATGACGACGCCGCTTCGTGTCCCACCTGAGCGGAAATGAGAGGGTTAAATGGCGGAGGAGTTGGCATTTGGCGGGAATGGAGTATATTGGCCAGGAAATCATGGGCACGTCTCTCCTCTACCAAATTGTTCGTCGGGGGTATTTCCAATCCTACTCCCTTCGATCACTTCTTTTATTTCCTTTATTTTATTTTTGATCAAATTTAGTTTCTGGGTCCACAAAATCAGCGGCATAATTGTTGCTTATCGACTATGAAGTTCTTGATATGCCAAAATCAATTGAAATGAATCATTTTTTGAATTGCGGATAGAAGAAGTACTTTGAAGTACTGATGTTTAAGCACTTCAGACTTCCAGTAGGAGAAAGTACCGTTCTTTTAATTGATATCAGGCAAATGCCATTGAATGGTGTGTTTGGTGTAAACCCTTAAAAAATTTCCATTTTTCCGGCTTTCAATGGGTGTACTTGACATTGAGTGCTTTGGGCCATGTATTACTTGAGAAAGTATAAGCTTTAAAAAATATAGGACCCTGAACTTTCTTTGCTTCCATGGTTTCTTGGTTTTGATATCGTCGCACTTTTAACAGTTTTCTGTAATATGCAGGGCTTTCCTATGATACAAATGAACCTGTTCTTAAGGATGCTTTTGGAAAGCATGGTGAAATAATTGAAGGTGATTGTAGGAGGTTGTCAATTACATTTTAGGTCTTTGTTTTCTTGTTGCTGGTCATCTATTTACTTCGAGGAAACTCTCTTGTCGTATTTCGCAGTTAAAGTTATATGTGATCATGTGAGTGGGAAATCAAAAGGTTATGGATTTGTGAAGTTCACATCTGAAACCGAAGCCAGCACTGCTCTAAAAGAAATGGATGGTCAGGTAACTTTATCCATCATGTTTATATCTTTGCAGTTTGTGTTGTAGTCACCCTGTTATGTAACTTTTTTGGGATGAGAAAGTAATATCAGCTGATAATGTTTGCAACTCTTCTCAGGTACTGGATGGCAGACAAATCCGCTTGGAATTTGCACACAAGGGGTAATGACATTGTCAGCATAGTTAAATTGTAAATGAAAGCTTTGCTGCTACTTTTGTTTTCCCTATAAGATACAAGAGAATACTCACATTAGTATTGAACTCTAGGTGCTTGGTCACTCTCCTCTATGTTTGGTCAATATTCTATGGAGTTTCAGTGAAGTCCTATACCTTCTAATTTTGTTGGATGGCGTTCTTTTTATTAATGGCTGTGTATCTCTGGCAACTAGTTGTTGCTTCTCATCTGCGAGTTCTGTACAATTCATTGACTGTTCTATACTTCATAAAACCAGGGCGAGTAACATGAAGATAAAAAAGTTGTTGCTTTGTTGAGCAGGTAACGGCGGATTGGTATGCTTGGTTTTTCCTTTTCATGGAACGAGCAAGTTCAAATCTGATCAGTGTTTCGTGTTCTTGCCGTAGTTCTGTTTGTTTGTGCTGTAGTTTTCTTTTTCTTGTAATATTTTGAAAGAAATTTGATTTTTACATCCATCTTTGTTGTGATTATGGGCGGTGAGATTCCGAAAATGATTGTCCTCATGTTCTACATCCATCTTCGCTGCGTACTTCATATCCCATAGGAAATAAAAAAGAAATTATCCTTATTTATACCAGCTACTCAAGTAAAAGATACAGTGATGAGCTTAGAAAATCAGATAATTGTGGAACTATATTTGTCCATTCACGTATGCTGCGGAATAACATGTCTCGTAACAATCTAGCCTTGAACTTTAGTTGTGCTGAAGTTCTTAACTTCGACTTGGATAAAAATGATACAAGAAAAAGCACATCTCTTTTCAAAAGCACATCGATGAAGTGTTTTTATTTTTTATTTTTTATACAATTCAGTTTTTCTTGGTTGGTATAGACTTTAGTCGGCTTTTATTGAAAAAAAAATTAAAAAAATCAGGATTGGACCAAGTTACGAGTAGCCGGAATTAGAATTATCGACGCGGAGAGTAGACATCTTTTGACCCCTATTTTCATTTCAGATAATTGATTAATGTGGTGTGTTTTTATTTGACCTGACAGGCCATAGTGCCATTACCCCTATCTAACCGAAAGTCCAACTTGTTGCAAAATTGACTTCACTATCCACTTGTATAATCCACTTCACCACTTGTGTTCTTGTTGTTTGTTGATCTCTTTTCTGTTTGGGGTTTTCAAGATCATAGTTTTCCATAATCTTTGATACCGGTCTCTGATTCATGTAGTATGCTTCTTCTTCATTTGCCAAGAAACTATTCTGACGTTACGATCGATCAATGACGATGCGAATGGTAGTTCATCTTCATATATTGGTCTTTATGTTGGTGTTTTCATTTACAGCAGAAGCAGCAGATGAGTTAGCACCCATGCCGATAGGAAAGCCTGGCTGCAAAACAAACTGCAGTGGCGTTTTGATTCAATACCCTTTCGGAATCGGCCAATCCGGCGGTGAAGATTGCTTCTACGACGTGTGGTTCCAAATCGACTGCAACCAGTCCACCGGGTGGAAGCCAATCTTGAGGCACACTCAAATGGAGATAGGCAACATTACCATTGCTGAAAATGCAGATAGAGTTCAGGTCTATAGCCCTGTCACTTCCTTGTGCCCTAATACTTCATCAAGGCAACCAAGAGATTTCGCCGGCAGCCCTTTCGTCTACTCTCAGAAGTTCAATATATTTACTGCAGTGAGTTGCGGCTTCCTTGCCGTGATTAGCTCCGATGAGTTAATCGTCGGTGGGTGCAGGTCAAGGTGTGGAGAGAACGGCTACAGCGTTGACATGCCATGTGACACTGGTGATAATTGTTGCCAGACTACTATTCCTTCATCTCTCACAGTTATCAGTGCTAGCATACAGAGAGATCCAAATGGAAGCGCACCTGGTGGTGCTGGTTGCAAAGAACGTGCTTTTCTGGTTGACCAAGATTGGTTTAGTGCTACAAGTTACTATGCCATTGAGAACATGAGCAGCGTTCCTGTGGTGCTGGAATGGACTTTAAACAACGATCATGCTACTTCTTCATTTCAACCATTTCAATCTTTCCTAGCAGATACCGATTGGTATTTCACGGATCCAACACCGTTTTGCTCGATTGACCAATCCACAAGCAATCGAACTGGAACCACATTCAGTTGTTACTGCAGTTCTGGCTTTGAAGGAAATCCATACCTTCTCGCGCCTTGTCGTGGTAAGTACTAATTAGCTGCCATTAGTTCAACATTTTCTTAATGTTTTTGTCTAATTTTCAAATTTACTGTTTCAATTTTATTGTTTTTGTCATGAAATTCTAGATATTGATGAATGCGCAATTCGGCCTAGCGTCTGCTCGCCAGGCAGCAAGTGTAAGAACACTCCTGCAATGTATTATTGCGGGGCTGACAGCCATGTTGTGACATGGGTCCTTTCAGGTATGCCAATCCGACTAATCCATTTCTTAAAGCTTAATTATAGAATTCTTTTCCAGACAACCAACCAAATTAGAGATACATTGGTTATCATGTGTGCCATTAATCATGTTTATACAATTT from Fragaria vesca subsp. vesca linkage group LG3, FraVesHawaii_1.0, whole genome shotgun sequence harbors:
- the LOC101297999 gene encoding glycine-rich RNA-binding protein 2, mitochondrial-like, giving the protein MRGLNGGGVSIWRKSSILWARRSSTKLFVGGLSYDTNEPVLKDALGKHGAIIEVKVICDHVSGKSKGYGFLKFTSETEASSALKEMDGQVLDGRQIRL
- the LOC101297708 gene encoding histone H2A-like; this encodes METGGGKIKKGAAGRKGGGPRKKSVTRSIKAGLQFPVGRIGRYLKKGRYAQRVGSGAPVYLAAVLEYLAAEVLELAGNAARDNKKTRIIPRHLLLAIRNDEELGKLLSGVTIAHGGVLPNINPILLPKKAEKAGGGVTKEPKSPSKAGKSPKKAAA
- the LOC101296082 gene encoding glycine-rich RNA-binding protein 2, mitochondrial-like; its protein translation is MRGLNGGGVGIWREWSILARKSWARLSSTKLFVGGLSYDTNEPVLKDAFGKHGEIIEVKVICDHVSGKSKGYGFVKFTSETEASTALKEMDGQVLDGRQIRLEFAHKG